TTATTGTACTATAATGCCAGCAACGACGATCCTGACATCGGGCGGTTTCTCTCCGCCGACACCATCATCCCCGCCAGCCCGCCGCTCACCGTCTGGCCGAGCGATGCGACTGCGCAGGGGATGTGGCGCAGCGCCGGCAGCGGCCCGGTCAACCCGCAGGACCTGAACCGCTATGCCTACGCGCTGAACAATCCGCTGCCCGCCACCGACCCGACGGGGCATCTGCCGCTGCTGCCGGTGCCCATCGCTGGCGGGCTGGCGCTGCTGAAGGCGATTGACGACGGCTGGACGACGTGGGATGCCGTGCAAGCCACCCACACGCTGGCCGATCCGCAGGCGTCGGTTGAGGAGAAGCGCGCGGCGGCGGCCAATCTGGCCCTGACCGCCGCGCTGGAAGCGGCTGAACCTGATGACCTGCTGCCGGTTGCGCTACCCCTCGATGACCTGCTTCGGGTTGGGATCATCGGGGGGAGCAAGGGGGCGGGAAAGTCATTACCCGCTGCGTATGAGATCGCGAAGGCTGGTGGCCGTCAGGCTGGCGTTCTCAAAAACTATCTCTCACGGCGTTCGGCAGAAATTGAGCGTGCACTACGCAGCCTGGAGCGGCAGGCCGCACTGCATCGTGACAAGCTTGCCAATCCCGCACAGTATGCCGAAGAGTGGGAAACCATGACTGCCGAGCGACGGAAAGCTCTACTGCGTTACTGGCATAAAGAAGCTACCAATTACGCAGAGCAAGCTGATGTGCTGCGCGGCCTGCTGATGGAACGTAGTCAAGGAGGCTCGTGAATGGATGAAAAGACCCTTATCTATTTTTTGCAGTATTTTGCAGGGCTTTTGTACGAACGAGCCTTGGAAAGTAAGGAGCGATGCACGGCTGCTCAGAAGAGACCCGATAAGCCTGGCAGTCGTGACTTTGCGTGCGGGCATGCTCAGGCTTACTATGAGGTGCTGTCTACGTTTGTGCATCAAGCTGAGGTCTTTGGTATTCCGGCTGATCAGCTCGGCATCCCCAACATCGATCCCGATGAGCTGCTGCGCTAGCATAGCGTCCATTCTAGCCTGGACACCAACCAACTGCTATCGTAGCATGCGATAGTAATCACTCCCCGTCTCTCCACTAGCCCATCATGAACAGCAGTGCCAGGTGATGGGGAGCGCAGCGCCGGCGGCGGCCCGGTCAATCCGCAGGACCTGAACCGCTCTGCCTATGCGCTGAACAACCCGCTGACGTACACCGACCCGACGGGGCAGTGGGTTGAGAGCGCCATCGATATCGCGTTCATCGCGTATGATCTATGGGACATTGCCCAGAACGGGTTGACGCGGGAGAACGGACTGGCGCTGGCGGCGGATGTGGGCGGGTTGCTCCTGCCAGGGCTGACCGGCGGCGGGATGCTGGTGCGCGTCGCCGCCCGAATGGAGCGCTTTGCCGGCGCCAGCCCGGCGATCCGGCAAGGCGTGGAGCGGCTAGCCAAGATCGTCGAAAACCCTAACGTGCCCCCGGCCTACCGCCACGGGCTGGCGATGCAGTTGCAGCGGGCCGAGATGTTGTACGCGCAAGGCAAGCTGCAAGGGGTGGAGGTGCTGGTCGAAGGTGGCCGCGTCGACTTTGTGCTGGTCACCGACGAACTGGTAGAGTTCAAGTACTGGACGCAAAAGCATACAGATACAAATATCGATAGGCTTGCCAACCAGTTGAAGCGGTATCAGGCCTCGGGTCGCCCCATCATCCTGGAGTTGGGCCGGACGAAGACCGACCCGATCACCGAGGCGTATCTGGACAAGTTGCTCAAAGAGCTGCAAGGACTAGAGCCTGTTATGGACTTTTCGGTTCTGCTCGTATATCATGACGCTATGACACGAAAAGCCTATCCCAGTGATGTTTCCGATGAGGAGTGGGCGTTTGTCGCGCCCTATTTGACGCTGATGGACGAAGCAGCACCGCAGCGGAACTACCCCCTGCGCGACGTCTCCAATGCGCTGCGCTACCTTCTGCGTACCGGTGCGCCGTGGCGGATGCTGCCCACTGACGTGCCGCCGTGGCATGTGGTGTATCAACAGACCCAGCGCTGGCTGAAGGCGGGTGTGGTTGAGCAGATGGTGCATGATGTGCGGATGCTGCTGCGCGACATCACCGACCGCACGCCCCAGCCTCGCGCCGTCGTTGTGGACAGCCGGACACTCCAGTCGACGCCAGAAAGCGGGGAACGTGCCGGCTACGATGGACATAAGCGGCGCAAAGGCTCGAAGGTGCATGTGGCGGTGGCTACCCTGGGGCACCTGCTGGCGGTTGTGGTCACGCCAGCCAATGAACAAGACCGGGCGCAGGTGGCGGCGCTGGCACAGCGCATGCAGGCGATACCTGGCGACACGGTGGAGGTGGCCTTCGTTGACCAGGGCTACACCGGTGAGCAACCGGCAGCCGATGCCGCCGCCCACGGCAGTCGCCTGGCGGTGGTCACGCTGCCGACCGCCAAGCGAGGCTTTGTCTTGCTGCCGCGGCGCTGGGTGGTCGAGCGCAGTTTCGCCTGGATGACGCGCTTCCGTCGCCTGGTGCGTGACGACGAACGTGTGGCGGAGACGCTGGCCGGCTTGCATGTCGTTGCCTTCGCCATCTTGTTGGCCCATCGGTTTGTCTCGCTCATGGTTCAACGTTCATAACAGGCTCTAGGCGTCACCATCACACGGGATCGCATTCGCCTGGTGGATTTAGAGTGAGGGAGCAAGATGGACAAGATTAGCGTCGAGCTACGGTTCTTTCAGGTGCAAACGAACGCAGCGGCAGACATCGTAGCGCTGATGGCGGAGACGGCCCGTCACGGCGCTGCGTTCTGGACGGCAGCCGACGACCGCCCTCTTCCGCCCGAGGAATGGTTGACCGTCGTGCAAGCGCTTATGGAGAGAAAGTGGCAATTTCAGGAATGGAATGTACCTCTGGCCATTCGCTTCGCAGACCTACCCGACCTATCGCTGTATTTCAGCATCGACCAGTTCGATTCCAAGCAGAAGCATAATCTATTTGTTGTCGGAACGGTGCTCTTCGCCGATGAACAGCATCTTGCCGAACCGCTGGCGCAACGGCTGGTGGACCTGGGGCGGGCGCTCTATCCCATGGTTCAGCCGGGGCTGGGGTTTGTGGACGGCGACAATGCTGTGTATCCCGAAGATGCCCCTAAACTGCGCCTCAAGCACATCGCCTGGGTCAACTTCTTCAGCCCGGCGTATGTGCAGAAGTACGGCCGGGAGTTCTTGCTGGGCCTGCCCGGCCACAAAACCGAACTCCTGCCCGACGGCGGCGTGTTCCATCAGCTCGCGCCCACCTTCGTGGCCCCCAGCGAGGCGGACGCCAGGGCCGTGCGCCAGGAGGTCATCGCCTACTGCGCCCGCCACGGGCGGCGGGTCACCTGCTGGGCGCCGTTCGTGATCCCCGGTCTCACACCGATGCCTGCGCCGCAGCACGCCGCCACCGATGACCAGGTGCAGGCATACCTGCACCAGATGCTGGCCACCACCCTGGTGCTGGAGGACGGTACCCGGGTCAAGCCCATCGTCATCCCGTGGGCCGACCTGACGCCCAGGCAGCGGGCGATGGCGCTGGCGGCCATCCGACAAGCGGCGGTTGCCGAGATCAAGCGGTCACCGGGGCACCGCATTCGCCTGGAGTTCAATGCGATCCCGGACGACCTGGACCGGATGCTGGCGGACCTGGCCGGCCGGGACAACCCCCACTTCGTGTGGGTGGAGGAACCGGCGCTGGGGTCATAGGGTGGGGTGCGCCCCGGCGACAGCACCGTCGCAAGAAAACAAACCCGGAGGGGCGCCCGGTGGGTGCGGCGACGCCTCCCCTCCCCGTTGGTCGCCGATGCCGAGAACCGGCTGGTATGGGTCAGCAGGGCGGCCGACATCGTCGCCGACGGCGACGGTCAACGTGGCTGGAACGCCCGCGGGGTACCGGCCAGCGTGAGCACAGCCGGCGTCAGTGAGCAATATGGCTATGATGCGACCGGCGCGCGAGTCACGGTCATCAGCAACGGGGTCCGCCAGCGCGTCGTCGGGGGCCTCTGGGAACACCACGGCACCAGCATGCGCCATGTCTATACGCTTGGGCAGCGGCTGGTCGGCGTGCGTGACGTCACCAGTGGCACGCGTACCTTCCTCCACCTGGATCACCTGGGCAGTATCAGCGTTGCCACCACGGCCCAGGGGAGCGTCATCCGGCAGGAGGATGACCCGTGGGGCGCAGTACGGGTGCCGGCCGTCCAGGCCGGCCACGTCCCGATCACGGCGACGAATCGAGCGTCTACCGGCCAAACGCGTGATGCCAGTGGATTATTGTAGTATCATGCACGATACGACGATCCCGACATCGGGCGGTTTCTCTCCGCCGACACCATCATCCCCGCCAGCCCGCCGCTCACCGT
This genomic window from Chloroflexus aurantiacus J-10-fl contains:
- a CDS encoding IS5 family transposase, whose amino-acid sequence is MTRKAYPSDVSDEEWAFVAPYLTLMDEAAPQRNYPLRDVSNALRYLLRTGAPWRMLPTDVPPWHVVYQQTQRWLKAGVVEQMVHDVRMLLRDITDRTPQPRAVVVDSRTLQSTPESGERAGYDGHKRRKGSKVHVAVATLGHLLAVVVTPANEQDRAQVAALAQRMQAIPGDTVEVAFVDQGYTGEQPAADAAAHGSRLAVVTLPTAKRGFVLLPRRWVVERSFAWMTRFRRLVRDDERVAETLAGLHVVAFAILLAHRFVSLMVQRS